The genomic stretch TGTAGTTACACCCTATGGAGAAAACACAGGCCTATATAATAGGAATGTAAAGACAGGACTCTTAATAGAAACTTAAAAACTGCTGAGAGGCGGTGTTACAGACAATGGGGATTTGTGGCATTGTGCAAGGAAACCATCTAAATCCTGCGGAGCTCTTGCACCTTGTTCGGTGTGCAGCTTTGTGTCTTACCCGGCAGGGTGGAGCACGGTTACAATGATGCAGACAGCGAGGTAAACCTCTCTGAAACATAACAACAGCATCATTTCCCACAGTCTACCATTGCTGCGATCTGTGGGAGCTACAATCGAGCCTGTGACGAGACAAACGTGCAGCGGGTCCAATGGCGCGGCTCGCTGACGCACGACGCCACAATGCGAGCCAATGAAGTCTCCCTGTGGGCGGGTCTTCCCCCCCTTGTATTCTGATTGAATCCATCCAGTTTATATTAGTTGGACGAGCAGGGGAGCAGGAAGAGTGGAGGAAATCTTCCACCGAGCGCTCTAACTGTGGCCACCGGCCATTCACTGCTCCGTTATGGCAGATGCGGAATGATACGAGCGCGCCAAGTCGTGACGGTTATACTGTCTGCGGTGCCTGAATCTTAGCGGGCTGCATTCGCAAGGATGCATCAGATGATAGCTGCGCAGGGATGCCTCCGCTGAACATGGACAAACAGGGCGTCTGTTACAATGATGAAGGcttcttcctttttgttttgaacACGGGCCACCCACAGAATCACTGCAGCGCTCGCCATGGACAACTTAAACGCTCCTCTCACCCATCGTTCCTATGAAGAACATTACGCAGTGCAGTGAAAACGGGGTATCGTGTTGTGGATTTTGAATTGCTGGTGACTATATTACCTAATCAGCTGGTATTCAGCCGTTCCTTGCATAGGCTGTAGACATTCTCCAGAGCGTGTTGGTGGACAGTCAATGTAAGGAGCTTTGTTAAGCAGTGAGAGCCACTCTCTGAGGGTACAGATGCGAGGAAAACAATATCATCAACCACTGAAGTTGACAGCGCCCTGGGAGAAGGATGCTGGCTTTGGGAGGAAGCTTAAAACCTACAGGAATCATACCAAGATAATAGCACAGCCAGGGATCGTGATGAAGGTCCTCCGTAGAAAGAAGATTGTCCTGTTTATGGCCTATTTCTTATTGCTGGTCCTCACTATGCTTAACTTAGCTAATTATAAATGGACTAAAGAGCCACAGCAGTGTAATCAGCAGATGAGGAGCACCACTTACCAGAGCAGATCTGACATTCGCTTCTTGTACAGGCCCTCTCTGGCTAAAAAGAGACAGCTCATCTATGTTCTGACCACCTGGAGGTCAGGCTCGTCCTTTTTTGGGGAGCTTTTTAACCAAAATCCTGACGTGTTCTTCTTGTATGAGCCGATGTGGCACATCTGGCAGAAACTGTACCCGGGTGATGCAGTGTCTTTACAAGGAGCAGCCAGGGACATGCTTAGCTCCTTGTACCGCTGTGATCTGTCTGTTTTCCAACTTTACAGCACCCCCGGGGGCAAGAATTTTACCTCCCTGGGAGTGTTTGGGGCCACCCTCAATAAAGTGGTGTGTTCCTATCCCCTCTGCTCAGCCTACAGGAAAGAGGTGGTGGGAATGGTGGATGATAAGGTGTGTAAAAAGTGCCCCCCTCAAAGCCTTAGACTGGTGGAGGAGCAGTGCCTGAAATACAGCACCACAGTCATTAAAGGGGTGCGCATTTTGGACGTTAACGTGTTGGCCCCACTCATGGAGGATCCATCCTTGGATTTGAAGGTGATACACCTGGTCAGAGACCCACGAGCAGTGGCCAACTCCAGGATCAAATCTCGACACGGCCTGATCAGGGAGAATTTACAGGTGGTCCGCAGCAGGGACCCCAAACTTCGCCGGATACCTTTTGTCGATCCCAGTCACAAAGTCAACAAGAAGGATGGCTCAGACTACCACTCCATCGGAGCCATGGAGGTGATCTGTGACCGCACCTCCAGGACTTTGAGGACTGCCTTAAACCCACCCAGCTGGCTGAAGGGGAAGTACATGGTCGTGCGGTACGAGGACCTGGTCGATAACCCGGTTAAGGTCTTGCGGCGCATGTACGGCTTTGCCAACCTCACCAGCAGCCACGACTTGGAGTCATTTGTGCTGAACATGACCAGCGGATCCACCTCCTCCGCTAAGCCATTCCAAGTCTCGTCCAGGAATGCCACATTAGCTGCTAGTGCGTGGAGAACAGTGCTCAGCATTCAACAGATCAAACAAGTGGAGGACTACTGCCACCATGCCATGTCTGTTCTAGGGTACGAAAGAGTCAGAACAGCCGGGGAAGTCAAGGACTTGAGCAAATCACTAGTGACACACTCCAAACTGTGAAAACCACCAAAGACCTTTTaatttaatgttcattttgcaTCGAGTGCCGTTTCCTCTTATTGTGGAATTAAAGCTTTACTTTAAATTAGTGTGCGAGGAGCTCCACTGGCCACATTTGGAATGTATCATGTTTCCCCCAGTTGAACTGCAGTGGTATTTGAAGGGACCACTCCTTTTATACTGGAATATTGGATGTGCTTGACAATGCAAGGCCTATGAACAACGAGTTAATTAGGGAAGCTGCAACAATGAGACAACAACCACTCTATAATTCATGTATCTTGTTATGATGACACTTCAAAGTGGATGTTTTGGGGTTATTTTTGAATGTTCAAACCTTACgggaaatctgtttttttttttgttttgttttttttttccagtctccATACTGTCTGTAAAAGTGAAAATAgtggatgaaagaaaacaacacaaaaaaaaaaacaacagatttaaaaaaaaaaaaattattgctAATGTTTATTTGTAAGATCTGGTTGAAGTCAGAGACAATCAATAAATTGGTTTGTTGATGTGCCATAGGTAGAGGTGTGGTGAGTAGGCTACAGCAGAAGTAGCAGTAGAGctatttctacattttttttttttttctaaaaaaggatgtttttgatttttgtctccAAATCCTCGTAGGATGATATCATGCACTGTGGACAATGTCATGGCTCTGGAGCGGGGAAGTCTCTCTCGGTGTTGGTGGAGGCAGTCTGTTCTaccattttaaatgtttacaaTTGCTTGCtcttatataaaaaaaaaaaacaacaacaacacatgatCTGGGAATATTGCATTGAGTAAAGTTCACAGTTAACAAGACAGTTTATGCATCTGTGTTGATCAACCCGCACTGCTGTACATGTGAAAGTCATGATCAAACACATAAGCACTAAACCAGTGGTTCTTAAAGTCTGGTTCATGAGGCAAGGTTCCCTtaaaaattctaaaaaaaacatggtgaGCCACTGgatttaatcaatattttaaaaaaagctgtatGATAATATGTATTTTAAGTACGTATAGGTTTTGTAATAATGGTGTTCTTTATATTTCTGACTTGTTTCAAGGCACCACTGTGCCTTCGCTCACCACTTGAGAACCACTGTGTTGGAACAGTGCCACACATGTTGCCATTTGCTACATaacttaaaggtgccctgtggagttttcttgttgtttctgtttacattcagcatTTCTCACCTAAACGCGAGGCGTGTGGAATGCCTGCCTCTCCTCATAAAACGATTGCTAGGCAAATTTGTTTTGGAATTTGAAACCTGCATCATTTACATCAGTGTTTACTTCCTGGCAGtcttcttcctccctgcctTTGCTGGTGCATTGATGTGTTTCTTGGTGCCTTACTGCTACCTGTAGgtcagtggaatagtgtgaagACATTGGCAGAAATGTGAATCCCTTCAtctgcatgcatgtacacactAAAAGCATTGTTTAATAACATGACAGTGGGCAAAAACTCTGCAGGATGCCTTTGAGTATGTGTCATAAGAGT from Chaetodon auriga isolate fChaAug3 chromosome 21, fChaAug3.hap1, whole genome shotgun sequence encodes the following:
- the chst2b gene encoding carbohydrate sulfotransferase 2 yields the protein MRGKQYHQPLKLTAPWEKDAGFGRKLKTYRNHTKIIAQPGIVMKVLRRKKIVLFMAYFLLLVLTMLNLANYKWTKEPQQCNQQMRSTTYQSRSDIRFLYRPSLAKKRQLIYVLTTWRSGSSFFGELFNQNPDVFFLYEPMWHIWQKLYPGDAVSLQGAARDMLSSLYRCDLSVFQLYSTPGGKNFTSLGVFGATLNKVVCSYPLCSAYRKEVVGMVDDKVCKKCPPQSLRLVEEQCLKYSTTVIKGVRILDVNVLAPLMEDPSLDLKVIHLVRDPRAVANSRIKSRHGLIRENLQVVRSRDPKLRRIPFVDPSHKVNKKDGSDYHSIGAMEVICDRTSRTLRTALNPPSWLKGKYMVVRYEDLVDNPVKVLRRMYGFANLTSSHDLESFVLNMTSGSTSSAKPFQVSSRNATLAASAWRTVLSIQQIKQVEDYCHHAMSVLGYERVRTAGEVKDLSKSLVTHSKL